Below is a window of Phyllopteryx taeniolatus isolate TA_2022b chromosome 16, UOR_Ptae_1.2, whole genome shotgun sequence DNA.
GTCTCCATACTACACTTTTGAGTGTCACTGAGCTACACTATATGGATTCCTAACTCAGTCCAGGGCTTCTGCTCAAGAGTTTGCAGGTGTTTTCCTATTGTCTGGCACAGCGCAGCAATCTGGACACCTTGCCATTTCTCGGAGTGCATGGACATGTTAAGCTCGGTTCATTTCCAGATCATCTCTCATGACGTGCAGTGGCACGGTGGTTGGGAATGGTTGGGAATCTGAACTAGAAGTAAGCAGCAAGCTAGCATGTCTACGTTTATTTCTTAAAGTGTACTGTAGTTTTGACTGAGACTCGTTAGTCAATCACAGAACAGTATCATATCATGTCAATTTATTTGGACTCTTGACCCTGACGATGAGATAAGAATAGTATTTGTGCAGTCCCAATAATTTCAGGACACcaccaaaaaaatcaaagcaCTTACCAAGCGTCCAATTAGATTGCGCtggtttcattgtttttttcctcacgcCTCCATTTGGCTTTGAGTTGCTGTGATGtattaaactaaataaatgcCATTCTTGATTTCAGCAAGGTGACACCCATCATGCACGCCCAATTTCTGAGGGAATTATTTGTAGTTTATTTCTTGAGTCGAAGAATTCCATccatttaatgatttaaaataacAGTGGGGAGTATGTGTGTAGGTGTATGTGGTACATAAACTGGCATAACAACATACAATTCACAAAATGTCCTACTTACAAGAAAGACAACTTTACATTCTTTAAAGTCTtcatgaaaaaaactgaaaatgtttgtcttttaagttgcatttacaaatatttcaaaGATGGTGCTACTATGATCAGGGGGCCCTAGGAACaggttttttttgcttgtttgtttttttgcctttggTAGTAACCAGCAGGGtttttgtggaaaatatttactgtaggaGCATACCTTTGCGATTAAAAATCTACTTACAGAGGTTTAAAAATGAGTGATAAACCAACCAAATTGcacaaaataaggaaaaactTCAGTCCTTACACATGTATTATTTCTACGAAGTATGCTGTGATTACATATTTTGGTCAACCTTGCAACATAGTTTGCATTACTGCAACTTTCGCTGGCACAATTCTTGTAAATTCATACAGAAGTTGAGAACAATCAATTGATGAAAACATCTAAATAACTGAAGactttaaaaatgaatgtataTCTTATTTTTGAAGAAACAAAGAGTAAAATGTTCTTGTTCCCATTGAAACAGAAAgatatttagaaataaatataacaaaaaagctGGACATTCAAATAATTTGCATCATTGAGGCACGATATGATTGACAGTTCATGCTGTGTATATATCTTTAGTCAGaggagggaagacatgagggaagttggtgtttgagaggaggatgcaggggataggcttacatggaaaaggatgacgcgctgtggcgacccctaaagggacaagccgaaaagaaaagaagatatATCATTCGTCAGATATCCATTGCCAGAGTATTGATGATCATGGCATATACTTATTTCCTTTGAGTCTCGGAATAATCTGTATGTCTCTTACATCGTTATGCTGAAGAAGCCAACACAAGTATCGCTCCGTCCCCATCCCCCACCCGCTGGTAAGAAGTGGTTTCACCTCGCGCATGTCAGTGTACCACTTATAGGGCTGCTGTGGAACTGCATGGTGTCTGAGAGCCTCCTGTACCATGGAAGGGGTGGAATGACGTTCACCAAGACCCACAGTCTCTCCCAAGCCCAGCAGAAGGTCTGCAGCCTTGGCTTTGCACTGCCCACTGCCCTCCACATAGGCCTGGTAGAAGGGAACTGCTAGATGGTCCATCTCAGTCAGCCAAACAACACCACCATATTTTTCTATCAACACCCGCTCTCCTTTGCGTGTAAGCTTTCTGCCAAATTGGGGCTGACCATCTTGTACCCACTCCAAGCAATCAGCAGAAGGCATCATTGAAATGGCCTGGTCTAGAGAGACTCGTGGTagtgttttttccccatccAATTTACTCAGCATCAACATGACATGTGTGAGGGTCCCAGCAATGCTGAGGATTAGATCTGAGTGTCTCTTCAGCATGGACTTGGTCAGATGACACAAATATCCCTCTGCTATTGAAATGGCACAGTCTATGTCACCCAACAGTTCACACTCCACATGGTAGAATTGATTCAAGTGTGTGGCATCAGGATCTTCTCCCCTAAAACTGGGCGATATGTAGTAGGTCCCCTGCAGGTTATCCTGGAAACGGAGGAAATATTCAAGCACAAATTGCATAGAGTCTGCTAGGTAGATGTCTTGACCCAAAAGATTAACAGAAACCGGCTCTGAATCAGACCCCAGACCCATTGGGGAGGAGATGGTGTCTGTAGTGAGAGGCGTCAGAGCGTAAGAGTACTGACAGGAATTGCTAAAATATTCCACTGTGCTGTGGAAAAGAGTGTTCTGTATCTGGAACAGGTTGCGATACCACTGGCTCGTGATAGCGAGTATGGAGTGGGACTGAGGGTCTTCCCATGATTTTGGAGGCTGGCACTGAGTGATTTTGGAGTAGAGCATTTTGAGGTCATCTGGGTGAGCAGCTGGACCATCAAGTGAGGATACATATCCAGGGTATTTTAGGAAGAATTCTGCTTGTGGTCTAGCCAGTTTAAGGCCTTCTGGAAAAGGTAGCACAGGGAGCAGCTTGGCATGAGCATAGTTAATTTCAAAGCCCTCAAAGATAAGTGCAACACATTGAGCTTCCATTCCCTCTTCCAGCAGTTGGGCGACTTTATAAGTTGCCAAGATCAGAGCTTTGTAGTCATTATCCTTCAGTTTCAAGATGTCACTGGGCAGTGGTTTGCGTGGCACCACAACAGTTATTCCAGGAGTGTTTGGGTAGGGTGTTAGAAAGGCAACATGTTGACTGTCTTCCCATACTCTCCACTGTTGCTCCTCTCCTCGTACAATGCGACTGAATAGGTCATCATCAGAGCAAGTCCCCAAAAATTCAAAGCTAGAGGGTGCATTTGTGGTTGGTAATCCTTTCCTAATTTGGGCTTGAACCTTGTCCAGTGCTGCATCATCCCAACGTGGACCACTTTTAGAGGTACAGTATCCAGGGTTGTAAGAGTAAAATTCCTCTTGGCTGGCAAGATGGGGATGCCACTTTGGCCCTAAACCATGTAGGGGTAGCAGTCTGATTTGTGCTGGTTGATTGGCGTTGGGATAGAAAACCAAAGCACAACGTTGAACGCCCAGTTGTCCACATAGAATACTTGATACAGATTTCGCTTCTTGTAGCAGACACACAAAATCAGGTTCAGCCAAATGGAAGATGCTCTGGGCCCCACTCAGAGTTTTTCTGCTCAAAATAGTTGACCCAGGGGTCCAAGGGTTGGGATTAAGGTATGCAATCAGGTCATCTTTTTCCCAGATCACATTAGAGACATTCTTTAGGGGTCGAAGCACCTCGACTCTTGATATTCCACCTATATTTGTGGCTACAAACATGACACCAGCATTTGTTTCAATAACAGCGTCCCTTTTAGAATCAACTGCAATGACTCCTGCACATACATCTTTCAGGTTTTCTGTGATCACCTCTCTACATGCCTGTCTGAGACTACAGCCTTTAAGATGGTAGAGGCTGGCGATTTTTTGTGCAACTGTGTGTCTTAGAAACACATCGCCATCTCCAGAGCAGCTAATTGCTAATGTGTTATCAGCATAAATTCCTGCTCCAACTACCGCTGTATCACCAACTCGCCCTTTCATTTTCCCCACTAACCCACCTGTTGatgatgcagcagccaatccaTGCTGACAATCCAATGCCACAGCTCCAACTGTTTGAGGATGATTGTTTTTTGAAGGATTTACACCACTGAGCTTCACAGCTAACTCTCTATGACGGAGATCAGTGTAGAAATAGTCAGGTTTGACAGGTTTTGCCTCTTCTTCCATCCCTTGCAGAAATTCCTCAGCACCGTCTCCCATAATGAGGGAATGCGAGCTTTTTTCCATGACACATCGAGCTGCTTTTATTGGATTCTTTACACTTTGGACACAGGCAACAGATCCAGACCTCATTTGATTGCCATCTACAATGGTGGCCTCCATTTCATTTTTGCCTTCTCTGTTGAATACTGAGCCTTTACCCGCATTGAAGAGAAAACAGTCTTCCAGAGCTTCTACTGATCTCTGAACTGCATCCAGACTTTGCCCACCACGTTGAAGCACTTGCGATCCAAGGGCTAAGGCTGTTTGCAGAGCAAACTCAATAACATTTATCACTTCTGTGTTCAGCATCATTCCTTCTCCAGCACCACCATGTATCACCAGAGTGTAGTCCGAACTCACATCTGCGGTTGTATcagctgttgttttgttgttgcccTTGCTCGTTGGAAAGTAACTCATctcaccattcatgtttttcatttggttttgtttgagGAGACACTCCAGAGCTCCCATTTGACATGCAATTGCATATCTGAGCGCTAAAATCATCACTAACGTCAAGTTCATCTTCAGGTTTTCCTGAAGCTTGTCCAATACCAGAACGAAGCTACCTTTCCCATTAAGCACAACTCGAACCTTGTCCCTTTTTCCAAGGTAGGTTACAGCGAGCTGATCTTGGGCATAAACGTTTCCAACTCCACACTCCACTGCCTCCATCAGATCGGTACCAGTGAGGTACACAGAGGGACATCCAAAGAGGTCCATAAACTTTTTCAATGGATTGTCATTTGGTAAAGCTTGACGAAGGACAGCTAAATGGGGACCTACCCCATGTCCAGTTTTGGTGTTTTTTATGAGAGTCTTGTGTTCCAAATATGCAACATGAAACAAATTTAGAAGGCCATTTGTGTATTGGATTGTGTTGTCTGGGCGAATGCTTGACGACAAGACACCTACTAACTTACGAGACTTCATGCTGACTGAGTAGGTGGGATCACAACGGCCATGTTTGTAGTGGCGCATATGGGTAGGAGTGACGAGCATGTGAGTGGCAGCAGATTCCCCAAGAGTCTGCATCAGGGAAAGTTGTAAAGAGAAGTTTATCCAAGCATCATACAGGCCTCTTTGGCTTCTGAGAGTTGAAAACACGTCAGGATAAGAAGATATATCAAAAGTGAGAACTGGATTTTTGGATTTTAACTCAGGGCATATCTTGGTGCTATGCTTGCCATGCAAACTAGATGTCAGGGATGTTGGGTGTAAAGGATTAATGTTATCCACTGTGGCAGACCCATTCACATTATCTGCATTAGTATAAATTAGGCTTAAATCAGCTGTCTCGGACAATTGGTATACACGCTCAGTTACAAGGCCAGCCACCATCCCATCCACAGCGCAGTGCTCAAAAACCATCCCGGCTGTGCAGTCCTTGAACACCACCAGATTCATCACCTGTCGAAAAGAGATACCTTTAGTGTACTTTGTATGCCAAGTATTAGCTGCCCATTCAGTGTGAACTGTAATGAGGTCTTCCACTTTAACAAGATGATAATGAAACCTTGGAATTTGGCAGGCTGGCATTTAAAGGTTAAATGTGGCATCAGGTGTGGGGTTCCCTTCCAAATGACTATGCAAACTGTAACAGCCTCACTTGTGAGTATCATTAACTTAAATTGAAAAATTGTACAATCAGAGTAAATTTGTGTAAATCAGAATGGCTTTATATTGGAAACGGAGTGgactttatttaaataaaattatttgtacCAATGATTCTCAAtctttttacatcaagtaccGCTTAAAAAAATGTGGCTCTTTAAATACCacaataatgaccaacattataCAATATAGTAGTAGGCCTGCATGTTCATcaaaattgagattttttttttcttaagctaCTATATAATATGCATAGTTTTAACATttacactgcacttaaatattggagtcaattaaaatgtattgcacatcaaagttaaataaaaatattacttcaATAATAGTTGGAAAACAAAAGCGTAGTTCTGAAGGATTAAATGCACATGTATTGTGCTTaagagttaaatacaactaaactgtacttaacgcatgtactgtactggagaaaaaaaattaagccactgtaacgttatgcacagtttgaacatttaattcaatgaTTCTTTCATATACCCCTAGAGAGAGTCAGTGTACCACTGATCTGCGCAGATTAGAATTGTTGCAAATTAACCAAAAGTTACATATACTTTGAGATCTGTGGATGTTAAATTTTGAATATTCATTTTTGCCTTTTCTGTTAAATTCTGAGCTTTCAGATTTTTTGATTGCATTATGTCAACTTTAAAGTCATTTTTTGTGCTCATTTTTAACAGGAAATTGTTTATCATCATTTCAAACAAACTTGAATTGAAGCCTGATAACCATTGCAATTAGTGATAACTTAATTAGAAAAGGATTGCGTAAGCAGTCCTACCTTGTCATAGTATCTTAGACAGGGACCATCTCCTCCTCCCAGCCTTACTGCGTTGAGGATGTCAGCCAATTCAGAAGGTGCGTTGCAGTCCTCGAGACTTAATGACAGCACAGCGCTCTCCAttatctgcagtgatgctgcaGCAGCTCCTCCTTTCTCCATGATCTCTTCCCTGATGATAGCCCAGGACTTCCGCTCCAAAGCAGAGAGGCTACAAATGGCCAAGGGGTCATTCTGCCTTCCTGTGGTGAGCTGGTCCGCCATTTTAGCCAGTTGGTTGTAAATGTCAGTGAAGGATCGAGCAGATAATGGCTCACTAGTGCTGGAACGCTGCAGTATGTCAACCGGGAACACTCCTCCAACACAAGTGATAATGGCGTGAATGCTTTCTGGGTATACCTATGGAGGGAAATATGCATGATGATAAGATACTAAAAATGTACCGTTGTGAcatatttcgattttttttcataccttGATTTCATCTTGACTCTTGCCAGGAATTCGAGTGGCAGCAAAAACCTCAGATTGCTGCGTTTGTTCCATGGGAACGTCACCCTCCAGCATCTTTGGCTCGCTGTACAACTTTGCTGCTGCCCAAAGCAGAGCAGCTGCTCTCTTTAACTGGTTGCATCCCTTCGCTTTGGATGGTAGAAGAACAACTGGCAGCGCAGTGGCAGTTGACAGCGGGTCTGTACAGGATAACAGACTTTTTTTGAATTGCTCCGTCACCCAATTCTCTTGACCTGCAACTCTGGATGCAAATTTTTGCTGGGCCTCTTCAAGAAGTGGTCTTTGCTTCTCCAGCGTGCTTTTGAAGTCAGCATAAAGATCAGGACTTAAAGTGAGCTGGAGAATGCGGCAAACTTCCTGCAAGGTCACATCCATCTCTGGAACAGGGTAGTCAAGAGCCATCCTGTTGAAATTTAGGAAGCTGGGAGAGGACACACTACATTAATACAGTCATCAAATATCATTTAAAGAAAGATTCATGTGAGCATGAAAAAGTTTGTAATGTTTAGAAGCTGTTTTGACCCATGGGCTAGGcatccagtgtttcccaacatgtattgagccaaggcacccattttacattggaaaacctcactgcacaccaccaaacaaaacttTACTCATGAACGTTCTTACTCAGTGTGCACTCTGGCCTTGTTTAATTGAGCACAAAGCTGATAAAGGCTACTCACAGGCACATGACattttctgttgtgtgaatggcaacagttttatcgtaccttctgccatctagcggAAGAGCATTTAGTTGTTCTGCCTATCATTTAACATCACTGGCATACtttagatagatgaacaaaaatgtatttgtaatataataaaaacGAATCAGGCAAATTAAGTTAAATTGTCTAATCCGCACTAATCCACTAGAGCACCCTATTTGACTTCTTGTTAagccttcacaaatgtgtaataTCAGGTCATTTTCATTGACATACTTCCCACCACAATTAACGGTTTatttcaaatatccatccattttcctccgatCTGTGTGTAGTGATATTCAAGATACCAGCTCATTTAACCATCATCAGGTCTATTGTAAGCAAGTCAGTTTTCATCAGGTTTGCATTCACTGTAGCTCTTAAGAATCATCATGCCTACATAGGCTGGGAACAGAGCCGCATTAATTGCAATGTGCAACATTACCTTAGATGTGCTGCTTCTAGTCTGTCCTTGCGATACTGTCACAAGATGTCCTATTAAAGGCTTTAGTTAATCTGTatcatatacattttatttcattcttcCTTTGGTTGAGGGAGGGGAGATTCTAATAGAGTACACCCCGACACCCATGTAGATTGTTGGACTTTTCATTGTTGCTGctgtttattaatcaaatttttCCTGATTAGACCAAATGAGTTCAAATAATTCACACAATGCAGGCTATATGGGTTTCTTGGAACATGTGGACAGCATTAATACTTGTCTTGTGACTCCAATAGCTCAATAACTAGATCAGCAGAAGCAGCTGTGGCCTACTCCCATAGTCCAAAAACATCAACTGAGTCTGTCAGGTTAAGTAAAGACtgaatttcccataggtgttaATGGTTATCTGTCCATATGTGTCGGTAGGTGAGCAGTCTAGGCTGTACCCCAACTCTCACCCAAAAGTGGGATGACCTCTGAGAGAATAGTCACTTTCAATACCTCATTTCATCCAAGGTTAATAATCTAAGATCCAAGAACACCAAACAAATTATTTCTCCCATTTCTCATCTTTCCTTCTTACTACTGCCTAAAAATACCAGAAAGTCCTACTTCATCTAGCAAGCATGAAAGCTACATTGTGTCCAAAACCTCCTTTCAAGACTTTAAAGTGTTTAACTCGATCTCATTAACAGAGATGGCGTGAGGCATAAGGAAACTAAGCGGCTGCTTGAAGCCCC
It encodes the following:
- the LOC133466336 gene encoding uncharacterized protein LOC133466336, coding for MALDYPVPEMDVTLQEVCRILQLTLSPDLYADFKSTLEKQRPLLEEAQQKFASRVAGQENWVTEQFKKSLLSCTDPLSTATALPVVLLPSKAKGCNQLKRAAALLWAAAKLYSEPKMLEGDVPMEQTQQSEVFAATRIPGKSQDEIKVYPESIHAIITCVGGVFPVDILQRSSTSEPLSARSFTDIYNQLAKMADQLTTGRQNDPLAICSLSALERKSWAIIREEIMEKGGAAAASLQIMESAVLSLSLEDCNAPSELADILNAVRLGGGDGPCLRYYDKVMNLVVFKDCTAGMVFEHCAVDGMVAGLKPKRPV
- the si:ch211-256m1.8 gene encoding uncharacterized protein si:ch211-256m1.8, giving the protein MQTLGESAATHMLVTPTHMRHYKHGRCDPTYSVSMKSRKLVGVLSSSIRPDNTIQYTNGLLNLFHVAYLEHKTLIKNTKTGHGVGPHLAVLRQALPNDNPLKKFMDLFGCPSVYLTGTDLMEAVECGVGNVYAQDQLAVTYLGKRDKVRVVLNGKGSFVLVLDKLQENLKMNLTLVMILALRYAIACQMGALECLLKQNQMKNMNGEMSYFPTSKGNNKTTADTTADVSSDYTLVIHGGAGEGMMLNTEVINVIEFALQTALALGSQVLQRGGQSLDAVQRSVEALEDCFLFNAGKGSVFNREGKNEMEATIVDGNQMRSGSVACVQSVKNPIKAARCVMEKSSHSLIMGDGAEEFLQGMEEEAKPVKPDYFYTDLRHRELAVKLSGVNPSKNNHPQTVGAVALDCQHGLAAASSTGGLVGKMKGRVGDTAVVGAGIYADNTLAISCSGDGDVFLRHTVAQKIASLYHLKGCSLRQACREVITENLKDVCAGVIAVDSKRDAVIETNAGVMFVATNIGGISRVEVLRPLKNVSNVIWEKDDLIAYLNPNPWTPGSTILSRKTLSGAQSIFHLAEPDFVCLLQEAKSVSSILCGQLGVQRCALVFYPNANQPAQIRLLPLHGLGPKWHPHLASQEEFYSYNPGYCTSKSGPRWDDAALDKVQAQIRKGLPTTNAPSSFEFLGTCSDDDLFSRIVRGEEQQWRVWEDSQHVAFLTPYPNTPGITVVVPRKPLPSDILKLKDNDYKALILATYKVAQLLEEGMEAQCVALIFEGFEINYAHAKLLPVLPFPEGLKLARPQAEFFLKYPGYVSSLDGPAAHPDDLKMLYSKITQCQPPKSWEDPQSHSILAITSQWYRNLFQIQNTLFHSTVEYFSNSCQYSYALTPLTTDTISSPMGLGSDSEPVSVNLLGQDIYLADSMQFVLEYFLRFQDNLQGTYYISPSFRGEDPDATHLNQFYHVECELLGDIDCAISIAEGYLCHLTKSMLKRHSDLILSIAGTLTHVMLMLSKLDGEKTLPRVSLDQAISMMPSADCLEWVQDGQPQFGRKLTRKGERVLIEKYGGVVWLTEMDHLAVPFYQAYVEGSGQCKAKAADLLLGLGETVGLGERHSTPSMVQEALRHHAVPQQPYKWYTDMREVKPLLTSGWGMGTERYLCWLLQHNDVRDIQIIPRLKGNKYMP